A part of Coleofasciculus sp. FACHB-1120 genomic DNA contains:
- a CDS encoding S8 family peptidase produces MRKLLIACLFLLGVGFALFNFKGLAAQGEFDSIVLDFREDVPAEVVQEQVRSLGAQYNSEFSESDHLYIIKGDRNLLKALKKSPLAKKTEYIEPNYVYKALEVPNDPEYSKQWNLRSINVESAWDETKGAGMTVAVIDTGISRVPDLKDTKFVQGYDFVNNRDEADDDNGHGTHVAGTVAQATNNGYGVAGIAYEASLMPLKVLSAEGGGTVADIAEAIKFAADNGADVINMSLGGGGESQVMQEAINYAYNKGVVIVAAAGNSNENSASYPARYPHVIGVSAIDSAGEKAGYSSYGAGVDISAPGGATTGENTTGGILQETISYDENGKLIPTFASFQGTSMASPHVAGVAALVKASGVTEPEEILGVLKKSARVIPDDAFNYFGAGHLDASAAVKLAVRGQITFRDFFRWLRDNGYLNPRFWIDGGAVALLPKIAMVLGSYVLAWFLRNYFPFGWSWSLTSGLVAGSSGLFFLRGFYIFDLPQWPFRMMGSSIPELGNTIQGSGLLNPIFASVLIPFALIALLLGHRSWKWFAIGSTLGVASCLLVSAVADPGMLWLGHGAIARLFLITNALLCIGLAYLSSKGEGQTA; encoded by the coding sequence ATGAGAAAGCTTTTGATAGCGTGCTTGTTTTTATTGGGGGTAGGTTTTGCCCTGTTTAACTTCAAGGGACTGGCAGCACAAGGTGAGTTTGACTCGATTGTGCTGGATTTCCGCGAAGACGTACCAGCAGAGGTGGTGCAAGAACAGGTGCGATCGCTTGGCGCTCAGTACAACAGCGAATTCTCCGAATCGGATCATTTGTATATCATTAAAGGCGATCGCAATCTGCTGAAAGCTCTGAAAAAATCGCCTTTAGCCAAAAAAACCGAATATATTGAACCGAATTATGTCTACAAAGCTCTGGAAGTCCCTAACGACCCAGAGTACAGCAAGCAGTGGAACCTACGGAGTATCAACGTAGAATCGGCTTGGGACGAAACCAAAGGCGCAGGGATGACAGTTGCCGTCATTGACACCGGCATCAGTCGCGTTCCTGACCTGAAAGATACCAAGTTTGTCCAAGGCTACGACTTTGTTAACAACCGAGACGAAGCGGACGACGACAACGGGCATGGTACCCATGTTGCCGGTACTGTTGCCCAAGCGACCAATAATGGCTATGGCGTCGCTGGTATTGCTTACGAAGCCAGCTTAATGCCTTTGAAAGTGTTAAGCGCAGAAGGCGGCGGCACCGTTGCCGATATTGCCGAAGCAATTAAGTTTGCCGCCGATAACGGTGCTGATGTCATTAACATGAGCTTGGGTGGTGGCGGCGAAAGTCAGGTAATGCAAGAAGCGATTAATTATGCCTACAACAAAGGCGTCGTTATCGTCGCAGCGGCAGGCAACTCTAATGAGAATTCTGCCTCCTATCCAGCTCGATATCCCCACGTTATCGGTGTTTCAGCAATTGATTCTGCCGGTGAAAAAGCTGGTTACTCCAGCTATGGTGCTGGTGTGGATATCTCAGCCCCTGGTGGCGCAACCACTGGAGAAAATACAACGGGTGGGATTCTGCAAGAAACCATTAGCTATGACGAAAATGGGAAGCTTATCCCCACTTTTGCTTCCTTCCAAGGTACCAGCATGGCGTCTCCCCACGTTGCCGGTGTCGCGGCTTTAGTGAAAGCCTCTGGCGTGACAGAACCGGAGGAAATCTTGGGTGTCCTCAAAAAATCGGCACGGGTGATTCCAGATGACGCTTTCAACTACTTTGGTGCCGGTCATCTCGATGCCTCGGCGGCTGTCAAACTGGCGGTGCGCGGGCAAATTACCTTCCGCGACTTCTTCCGCTGGTTGCGCGATAATGGCTATCTCAATCCTCGCTTCTGGATTGATGGCGGTGCGGTGGCACTGTTACCAAAGATTGCGATGGTATTGGGTTCTTATGTCCTCGCCTGGTTCTTGAGGAATTATTTCCCCTTTGGCTGGAGTTGGTCGCTAACTAGCGGTTTAGTTGCCGGGAGTTCTGGATTATTCTTCCTGCGCGGCTTCTATATCTTCGATCTTCCCCAGTGGCCTTTCCGGATGATGGGTAGTTCGATTCCGGAACTGGGCAATACGATTCAAGGCAGTGGTTTATTGAATCCCATCTTTGCCAGCGTGTTGATTCCTTTTGCATTAATCGCCTTGCTACTGGGACATCGCAGTTGGAAGTGGTTTGCGATCGGCTCGACCTTGGGCGTGGCATCCTGTTTATTAGTGAGTGCCGTAGCAGATCCTGGGATGTTGTGGTTAGGTCATGGCGCGATCGCTAGGCTATTCCTAATTACCAATGCCCTCCTCTGTATCGGACTCGCCTATTTATCCAGCAAAGGAGAAGGGCAAACAGCATGA